A region from the Hypanus sabinus isolate sHypSab1 chromosome 22, sHypSab1.hap1, whole genome shotgun sequence genome encodes:
- the LOC132379514 gene encoding interferon-induced protein with tetratricopeptide repeats 5-like isoform X5, translated as MLTLVLCENGTCSRGLTTGHYLICQAHPHRSGSLWLWRWAALSNTLKESLFEKLRQLQCHFTWVPQKDNTDFRDLKLRLQDSINLGVKYQATSYNHLAFVNCQQGDYEEAIQNLKEAEKIWRENHKDEFERSSIITYGNFAWVHYHMGQLTEAQSYLDKLEMICKPLSDGPRYTAMIPQVYGEKGWSLLTFGTSVYYEEAKKCFEKALQDDSDNVEWTMGYATALLRLEVISGVPEDQERSQPVKYLRRVLELDPDDTVAMVMLALKLQEFKETEKANELVENALRKTPDLPYVLRYAAKFYRIGGDVDRAIGLLQRALEFTPCSSFLHHQIGICYRGKLFSLKKKTGSNYPDRSAFQQKAELISKCKYHFEKAFDLKSSFTIAKLDFAGICLENGEADRAEEIYKSLLSLEDVAPDHKQALALEVGLFELYHKRSESNAIIYLLDGLKIHPGSKTWKFCDTNLRKILRTQIERNPRNSKAFGVLGLVHQLAGEKAEAIKCFERALEFDPDNEEYLTALSELCLSM; from the coding sequence CAACACTCTGAAGGAATCCTTGTTTGAGAAACTCCGCCAGCTTCAGTGTCACTTCACATGGGTTCCACAGAAGGACAACACCGACTTCAGAGATTTGAAGCTTAGATTACAAGATTCTATAAATCTTGGGGTAAAATATCAAGCCACATCCTACAACCATCTTGCTTTTGTAAACTGTCAGCAAGGTGACTATGAAGAAGCAATTCAAAATTTAAAGGAAGCTGAAAAGATTTGGAGAGAGAACCACAAAGATGAATTTGAAAGAAGCAGCATCATCACCTATGGAAACTTTGCCTGGGTGCATTACCACATGGGACAACTGACCGAGGCCCAGTCCTATCTCGACAAGCTGGAGATGATCTGTAAACCTCTCAGTGATGGCCCTCGCTATACAGCAATGATACCCCAGGTGTACGGGGAGAAGGGATGGTCATTGTTAACTTTTGGTACTAGTGTTTACTATGAGGAGGCAAAGAAATGTTTTGAGAAGGCTCTGCAGGACGATTCTGATAATGTGGAGTGGACTATGGGCTATGCAACTGCTTTGCTTCGTCTGGAAGTTATTTCTGGTGTTCCAGAGGATCAGGAGCGAAGTCAGCCAGTGAAATATCTGCGACGGGTGCTGGAGCTTGACCCAGATGACACGGTGGCCATGGTTATGTTGGCCCTAAAGCTGCAAGAGTTCAAGGAAACAGAGAAAGCAAATGAATTAGTTGAAAATGCATTGAGGAAGACCCCAGATCTGCCATATGTGCTTCGGTATGCAGCAAAGTTTTACAGAATAGGAGGAGATGTTGATAGAGCAATAGGCCTGTTGCAGAGAGCTTTAGAATTTACTCCATGCTCGTCCTTCTTACACCACCAAATCGGTATATGTTACAGGGGAAAACTGTTCAGTCTGAAAAAGAAAACAGGCAGCAACTATCCTGACAGATCTGCATTTCAACAGAAAGCTGAGTTGATCAGTAAGTGCAAATATCActttgaaaaggcatttgatctCAAATCATCATTTACTATTGCAAAGTTGGATTTTGCAGGAATCTGCTTAGAAAATGGAGAAGCAGACAgagcagaggagatctacaagagTCTCCTGAGCTTGGAGGATGTTGCTCCAGATCATAAGCAGGCACTAGCTTTAGAAGTTGGATTATTTGAACTGTACCACAAAAGATCTGAATCAAACGCCATCATCTATTTACTGGATGGACTTAAAATCCATCCTGGAAGTAAAACTTGGAAGTTCTGTGACACTAACTTGAGAAAGATTTTAAGAACCCAAATTGAGAGAAATCCAAGAAACAGCAAAGCCTTTGGTGTTCTTGGATTAGTGCACCAGCTGGCTGGGGAGAAGGCTGAGGCTATTAAGTGCTTTGAAAGGGCCTTAGAATTTGATCCTGACAATGAAGAATATCTCACAGCTCTTAGTGAATTATGTCTTTCTATGTAG
- the LOC132379516 gene encoding interferon-induced protein with tetratricopeptide repeats 5-like, translated as MSNTLKESLLEKLRQFQCHFTWVPENDNTDFRDLKLRLQDSINLGVKYQATSYNHLAFVNCQQGYYEEAIQNLKKAKKIWRENHKDDFERRSIITYGNFAWVHYHMEQLTEAQSYLDKLEMICKPLSDGPRYTAMIPEVYGEKGWSLLSSAAKYYEEAKECFEKALQDDSDNVEWTMGYATALLRLEVISGVPEDQERSQPVKYLRRVLELDPDDTLAMVMLALKLQGFNGSEKANELIKEALRKSPDLPYVLRYAAKFYRIGGDVDNAIGLLKRALEFTPSSTFLHHQIGTYYRGKLFALRKKKDRNHSDRAELISKCKYHFEKAFELKPSFVFAKMDFAGICLENGEVDRAEEIYNSLLSLEDLAPDDKQALALQVGLFELHHKRSESNAIVYFLDGLKIRHGSKQWKLCDSNLRKILRNQIERNPRNSKAFGVLGMVHQLAGEKAEAIECFEKALEYDPGNEEYLNALSELHLSN; from the exons ATGAG CAACACTCTGAAGGAATCCCTGTTAGAGAAACTCCGCCAGTTTCAATGTCACTTCACATGGGTTCCAGAGAATGACAACACCGACTTCAGAGATTTGAAGCTGAGATTACAAGATTCTATAAATCTTGGTGTAAAATATCAAGCCACATCCTACAACCATCTTGCTTTTGTAAACTGTCAGCAAGGCTACTATGAAGAAGCAATTCAAAATTTAAAGAAAGCTAAAAAGATATGGAGAGAGAACCACAAAGATGACTTTGAAAGAAGAAGCATCATCACCTATGGAAACTTTGCCTGGGTGCATTACCACATGGAACAACTGACCGAGGCCCAGTCCTATCTCGACAAGCTGGAGATGATCTGTAAACCGCTCAGTGATGGCCCTCGCTATACAGCAATGATACCCGAGGTGTACGGGGAGAAGGGATGGTCATTGTTGAGTTCTGCTGCTAAATACTATGAGGAGGCAAAGGAATGTTTTGAGAAGGCTCTGCAGGACGATTCTGATAATGTGGAGTGGACTATGGGCTATGCAACTGCTTTGCTTCGTCTGGAAGTTATTTCTGGTGTTCCAGAGGATCAGGAGCGAAGTCAGCCAGTGAAGTATCTGCGACGGGTGCTGGAGCTTGACCCAGATGACACGTTGGCCATGGTTATGTTGGCCCTAAAGCTGCAAGGGTTCAATGGCTCAGAAAAAGCAAATGAATTAATTAAAGAAGCATTGAGGAAGTCCCCAGATCTGCCATATGTGCTTCGCTATGCAGCAAAGTTTTACAGAATAGGAGGAGATGTTGATAATGCAATAGGCCTGTTGAAGAGAGCTTTAGAATTTACTCCATCCTCGACTTTCTTACACCACCAAATCGGTACATATTACAGGGGAAAACTATTCGCACTGAGAAAGAAAAAAGACCGCAACCATTCTGACAGAGCAGAGTTGATTAGTAAGTGCAAATATCACTTTGAAAAGGCATTTGAACTTAAACCATCATTTGTTTTTGCAAAAATGGATTTTGCAGGAATCTGCTTGGAAAATGGAGAAGTAGACCgagcagaggagatctacaacaGTCTGCTGAGCTTGGAGGATCTTGCTCCAGATGATAAGCAGGCACTAGCATTACAAGTTGGATTATTTGAACTGCACCACAAAAGATCTGAATCAAACGCCATTGTCTATTTTCTGGACGGACTTAAAATCCGTCATGGAAGTAAACAATGGAAGCTCTGTGACAGTAACTTGAGGAAGATCTTAAGAAATCAAATTGAGAGGAATCCAAGAAACAGCAAAGCTTTTGGTGTTCTTGGGATGGTGCACCAGCTGGCTGGGGAGAAGGCTGAGGCTATTGAATGCTTTGAAAAGGCCTTGGAATATGATCCTGGCAATGAAGAATATCTCAATGCTCTTTCTGAATTACACCTTTCTAATTAG
- the LOC132379514 gene encoding interferon-induced protein with tetratricopeptide repeats 5-like isoform X6: MLPGLLCSTSILNTLKESLFEKLRQLQCHFTWVPQKDNTDFRDLKLRLQDSINLGVKYQATSYNHLAFVNCQQGDYEEAIQNLKEAEKIWRENHKDEFERSSIITYGNFAWVHYHMGQLTEAQSYLDKLEMICKPLSDGPRYTAMIPQVYGEKGWSLLTFGTSVYYEEAKKCFEKALQDDSDNVEWTMGYATALLRLEVISGVPEDQERSQPVKYLRRVLELDPDDTVAMVMLALKLQEFKETEKANELVENALRKTPDLPYVLRYAAKFYRIGGDVDRAIGLLQRALEFTPCSSFLHHQIGICYRGKLFSLKKKTGSNYPDRSAFQQKAELISKCKYHFEKAFDLKSSFTIAKLDFAGICLENGEADRAEEIYKSLLSLEDVAPDHKQALALEVGLFELYHKRSESNAIIYLLDGLKIHPGSKTWKFCDTNLRKILRTQIERNPRNSKAFGVLGLVHQLAGEKAEAIKCFERALEFDPDNEEYLTALSELCLSM; the protein is encoded by the coding sequence CAACACTCTGAAGGAATCCTTGTTTGAGAAACTCCGCCAGCTTCAGTGTCACTTCACATGGGTTCCACAGAAGGACAACACCGACTTCAGAGATTTGAAGCTTAGATTACAAGATTCTATAAATCTTGGGGTAAAATATCAAGCCACATCCTACAACCATCTTGCTTTTGTAAACTGTCAGCAAGGTGACTATGAAGAAGCAATTCAAAATTTAAAGGAAGCTGAAAAGATTTGGAGAGAGAACCACAAAGATGAATTTGAAAGAAGCAGCATCATCACCTATGGAAACTTTGCCTGGGTGCATTACCACATGGGACAACTGACCGAGGCCCAGTCCTATCTCGACAAGCTGGAGATGATCTGTAAACCTCTCAGTGATGGCCCTCGCTATACAGCAATGATACCCCAGGTGTACGGGGAGAAGGGATGGTCATTGTTAACTTTTGGTACTAGTGTTTACTATGAGGAGGCAAAGAAATGTTTTGAGAAGGCTCTGCAGGACGATTCTGATAATGTGGAGTGGACTATGGGCTATGCAACTGCTTTGCTTCGTCTGGAAGTTATTTCTGGTGTTCCAGAGGATCAGGAGCGAAGTCAGCCAGTGAAATATCTGCGACGGGTGCTGGAGCTTGACCCAGATGACACGGTGGCCATGGTTATGTTGGCCCTAAAGCTGCAAGAGTTCAAGGAAACAGAGAAAGCAAATGAATTAGTTGAAAATGCATTGAGGAAGACCCCAGATCTGCCATATGTGCTTCGGTATGCAGCAAAGTTTTACAGAATAGGAGGAGATGTTGATAGAGCAATAGGCCTGTTGCAGAGAGCTTTAGAATTTACTCCATGCTCGTCCTTCTTACACCACCAAATCGGTATATGTTACAGGGGAAAACTGTTCAGTCTGAAAAAGAAAACAGGCAGCAACTATCCTGACAGATCTGCATTTCAACAGAAAGCTGAGTTGATCAGTAAGTGCAAATATCActttgaaaaggcatttgatctCAAATCATCATTTACTATTGCAAAGTTGGATTTTGCAGGAATCTGCTTAGAAAATGGAGAAGCAGACAgagcagaggagatctacaagagTCTCCTGAGCTTGGAGGATGTTGCTCCAGATCATAAGCAGGCACTAGCTTTAGAAGTTGGATTATTTGAACTGTACCACAAAAGATCTGAATCAAACGCCATCATCTATTTACTGGATGGACTTAAAATCCATCCTGGAAGTAAAACTTGGAAGTTCTGTGACACTAACTTGAGAAAGATTTTAAGAACCCAAATTGAGAGAAATCCAAGAAACAGCAAAGCCTTTGGTGTTCTTGGATTAGTGCACCAGCTGGCTGGGGAGAAGGCTGAGGCTATTAAGTGCTTTGAAAGGGCCTTAGAATTTGATCCTGACAATGAAGAATATCTCACAGCTCTTAGTGAATTATGTCTTTCTATGTAG
- the LOC132379514 gene encoding interferon-induced protein with tetratricopeptide repeats 5-like isoform X7, with protein sequence MSNTLKESLFEKLRQLQCHFTWVPQKDNTDFRDLKLRLQDSINLGVKYQATSYNHLAFVNCQQGDYEEAIQNLKEAEKIWRENHKDEFERSSIITYGNFAWVHYHMGQLTEAQSYLDKLEMICKPLSDGPRYTAMIPQVYGEKGWSLLTFGTSVYYEEAKKCFEKALQDDSDNVEWTMGYATALLRLEVISGVPEDQERSQPVKYLRRVLELDPDDTVAMVMLALKLQEFKETEKANELVENALRKTPDLPYVLRYAAKFYRIGGDVDRAIGLLQRALEFTPCSSFLHHQIGICYRGKLFSLKKKTGSNYPDRSAFQQKAELISKCKYHFEKAFDLKSSFTIAKLDFAGICLENGEADRAEEIYKSLLSLEDVAPDHKQALALEVGLFELYHKRSESNAIIYLLDGLKIHPGSKTWKFCDTNLRKILRTQIERNPRNSKAFGVLGLVHQLAGEKAEAIKCFERALEFDPDNEEYLTALSELCLSM encoded by the coding sequence CAACACTCTGAAGGAATCCTTGTTTGAGAAACTCCGCCAGCTTCAGTGTCACTTCACATGGGTTCCACAGAAGGACAACACCGACTTCAGAGATTTGAAGCTTAGATTACAAGATTCTATAAATCTTGGGGTAAAATATCAAGCCACATCCTACAACCATCTTGCTTTTGTAAACTGTCAGCAAGGTGACTATGAAGAAGCAATTCAAAATTTAAAGGAAGCTGAAAAGATTTGGAGAGAGAACCACAAAGATGAATTTGAAAGAAGCAGCATCATCACCTATGGAAACTTTGCCTGGGTGCATTACCACATGGGACAACTGACCGAGGCCCAGTCCTATCTCGACAAGCTGGAGATGATCTGTAAACCTCTCAGTGATGGCCCTCGCTATACAGCAATGATACCCCAGGTGTACGGGGAGAAGGGATGGTCATTGTTAACTTTTGGTACTAGTGTTTACTATGAGGAGGCAAAGAAATGTTTTGAGAAGGCTCTGCAGGACGATTCTGATAATGTGGAGTGGACTATGGGCTATGCAACTGCTTTGCTTCGTCTGGAAGTTATTTCTGGTGTTCCAGAGGATCAGGAGCGAAGTCAGCCAGTGAAATATCTGCGACGGGTGCTGGAGCTTGACCCAGATGACACGGTGGCCATGGTTATGTTGGCCCTAAAGCTGCAAGAGTTCAAGGAAACAGAGAAAGCAAATGAATTAGTTGAAAATGCATTGAGGAAGACCCCAGATCTGCCATATGTGCTTCGGTATGCAGCAAAGTTTTACAGAATAGGAGGAGATGTTGATAGAGCAATAGGCCTGTTGCAGAGAGCTTTAGAATTTACTCCATGCTCGTCCTTCTTACACCACCAAATCGGTATATGTTACAGGGGAAAACTGTTCAGTCTGAAAAAGAAAACAGGCAGCAACTATCCTGACAGATCTGCATTTCAACAGAAAGCTGAGTTGATCAGTAAGTGCAAATATCActttgaaaaggcatttgatctCAAATCATCATTTACTATTGCAAAGTTGGATTTTGCAGGAATCTGCTTAGAAAATGGAGAAGCAGACAgagcagaggagatctacaagagTCTCCTGAGCTTGGAGGATGTTGCTCCAGATCATAAGCAGGCACTAGCTTTAGAAGTTGGATTATTTGAACTGTACCACAAAAGATCTGAATCAAACGCCATCATCTATTTACTGGATGGACTTAAAATCCATCCTGGAAGTAAAACTTGGAAGTTCTGTGACACTAACTTGAGAAAGATTTTAAGAACCCAAATTGAGAGAAATCCAAGAAACAGCAAAGCCTTTGGTGTTCTTGGATTAGTGCACCAGCTGGCTGGGGAGAAGGCTGAGGCTATTAAGTGCTTTGAAAGGGCCTTAGAATTTGATCCTGACAATGAAGAATATCTCACAGCTCTTAGTGAATTATGTCTTTCTATGTAG
- the LOC132379514 gene encoding interferon-induced protein with tetratricopeptide repeats 5-like isoform X4 — MVLLKTPTWSDMLTLVLCENGTCSRGLTTGHYLICQAHPHRSGSLWLWRWAALSNTLKESLFEKLRQLQCHFTWVPQKDNTDFRDLKLRLQDSINLGVKYQATSYNHLAFVNCQQGDYEEAIQNLKEAEKIWRENHKDEFERSSIITYGNFAWVHYHMGQLTEAQSYLDKLEMICKPLSDGPRYTAMIPQVYGEKGWSLLTFGTSVYYEEAKKCFEKALQDDSDNVEWTMGYATALLRLEVISGVPEDQERSQPVKYLRRVLELDPDDTVAMVMLALKLQEFKETEKANELVENALRKTPDLPYVLRYAAKFYRIGGDVDRAIGLLQRALEFTPCSSFLHHQIGICYRGKLFSLKKKTGSNYPDRSAFQQKAELISKCKYHFEKAFDLKSSFTIAKLDFAGICLENGEADRAEEIYKSLLSLEDVAPDHKQALALEVGLFELYHKRSESNAIIYLLDGLKIHPGSKTWKFCDTNLRKILRTQIERNPRNSKAFGVLGLVHQLAGEKAEAIKCFERALEFDPDNEEYLTALSELCLSM; from the coding sequence CAACACTCTGAAGGAATCCTTGTTTGAGAAACTCCGCCAGCTTCAGTGTCACTTCACATGGGTTCCACAGAAGGACAACACCGACTTCAGAGATTTGAAGCTTAGATTACAAGATTCTATAAATCTTGGGGTAAAATATCAAGCCACATCCTACAACCATCTTGCTTTTGTAAACTGTCAGCAAGGTGACTATGAAGAAGCAATTCAAAATTTAAAGGAAGCTGAAAAGATTTGGAGAGAGAACCACAAAGATGAATTTGAAAGAAGCAGCATCATCACCTATGGAAACTTTGCCTGGGTGCATTACCACATGGGACAACTGACCGAGGCCCAGTCCTATCTCGACAAGCTGGAGATGATCTGTAAACCTCTCAGTGATGGCCCTCGCTATACAGCAATGATACCCCAGGTGTACGGGGAGAAGGGATGGTCATTGTTAACTTTTGGTACTAGTGTTTACTATGAGGAGGCAAAGAAATGTTTTGAGAAGGCTCTGCAGGACGATTCTGATAATGTGGAGTGGACTATGGGCTATGCAACTGCTTTGCTTCGTCTGGAAGTTATTTCTGGTGTTCCAGAGGATCAGGAGCGAAGTCAGCCAGTGAAATATCTGCGACGGGTGCTGGAGCTTGACCCAGATGACACGGTGGCCATGGTTATGTTGGCCCTAAAGCTGCAAGAGTTCAAGGAAACAGAGAAAGCAAATGAATTAGTTGAAAATGCATTGAGGAAGACCCCAGATCTGCCATATGTGCTTCGGTATGCAGCAAAGTTTTACAGAATAGGAGGAGATGTTGATAGAGCAATAGGCCTGTTGCAGAGAGCTTTAGAATTTACTCCATGCTCGTCCTTCTTACACCACCAAATCGGTATATGTTACAGGGGAAAACTGTTCAGTCTGAAAAAGAAAACAGGCAGCAACTATCCTGACAGATCTGCATTTCAACAGAAAGCTGAGTTGATCAGTAAGTGCAAATATCActttgaaaaggcatttgatctCAAATCATCATTTACTATTGCAAAGTTGGATTTTGCAGGAATCTGCTTAGAAAATGGAGAAGCAGACAgagcagaggagatctacaagagTCTCCTGAGCTTGGAGGATGTTGCTCCAGATCATAAGCAGGCACTAGCTTTAGAAGTTGGATTATTTGAACTGTACCACAAAAGATCTGAATCAAACGCCATCATCTATTTACTGGATGGACTTAAAATCCATCCTGGAAGTAAAACTTGGAAGTTCTGTGACACTAACTTGAGAAAGATTTTAAGAACCCAAATTGAGAGAAATCCAAGAAACAGCAAAGCCTTTGGTGTTCTTGGATTAGTGCACCAGCTGGCTGGGGAGAAGGCTGAGGCTATTAAGTGCTTTGAAAGGGCCTTAGAATTTGATCCTGACAATGAAGAATATCTCACAGCTCTTAGTGAATTATGTCTTTCTATGTAG